One stretch of Enterobacter sp. RHBSTW-00994 DNA includes these proteins:
- the kdpA gene encoding potassium-transporting ATPase subunit KdpA, producing MAAQAFLLIASFLLVLFALARPLGTVLARMINNVALPVAGTIEKGVWRILGVNEQEMNWRQYLLAILLLNIVGLFALFAMLMLQGILPLNPQQLPGLSWHLALNTAVSFVSNTNWQSYAGETTLSYFSQMAGLTVQNFLSAATGIAVIFALTRAFARQNISTLGNAWVDLTRITLWVLLPLSLIIAVFFIQQGTLQNVLPYMPYTSLEGAKQLLPMGPVASQEAIKMLGTNGGGFFNANSSHPFENPTALTNVVQMLAIFLIPAALCFAFGDVVNDRRQGRTLLWAMTLIFIVCAALVMWAEWHGNPHFMQLGADSNINMEGKESRFGILTSSLYAVVTTAASCGAVNAMHDSFTALGGMIPLWLMQIGEVVFGGVGSGLYGMLLFVLLAVFIAGLMIGRTPEYLGKKIDVREMKLTALAILVTPALVLLGTALALMTDAGRSGIFNPGIHGFSEVLYAVSSAANNNGSAFAGLSANSPFWNCLLAFCMFVGRFGVIVPVMAIAGSLVNKKIQPATTGTLPTHGALFIGLLIGTVLLVGALTFIPALALGPVAEYLSLR from the coding sequence ATGGCAGCTCAGGCGTTTTTACTGATTGCCAGTTTTTTGCTGGTCCTTTTTGCGCTCGCCAGACCACTCGGAACCGTGCTGGCGCGGATGATCAACAACGTGGCATTACCGGTCGCAGGAACGATAGAAAAAGGGGTATGGCGCATACTGGGGGTCAACGAGCAGGAGATGAACTGGCGACAGTATCTGCTCGCCATCCTGCTGTTAAACATCGTGGGTTTGTTCGCGCTGTTTGCCATGTTGATGTTACAAGGCATTCTGCCTCTGAATCCGCAACAGTTACCGGGTTTATCCTGGCATCTGGCGCTGAACACAGCGGTCAGTTTTGTCAGTAACACCAACTGGCAATCGTATGCCGGTGAAACCACGCTGAGCTATTTCAGCCAGATGGCAGGCCTTACCGTGCAGAACTTCCTTTCTGCGGCCACCGGGATTGCAGTAATTTTTGCGCTGACACGCGCCTTTGCCCGCCAGAATATCAGCACACTCGGTAACGCCTGGGTCGACCTGACACGCATTACCTTGTGGGTTCTGCTCCCTCTTTCACTCATCATTGCGGTGTTCTTTATCCAGCAAGGCACACTACAAAACGTCCTCCCTTACATGCCATACACCTCGCTCGAAGGGGCAAAACAGCTCCTGCCAATGGGTCCGGTGGCGTCACAGGAAGCGATCAAGATGCTGGGGACAAACGGTGGCGGGTTCTTCAACGCCAACTCTTCCCACCCCTTTGAAAACCCCACGGCGCTGACCAACGTTGTGCAGATGCTGGCGATCTTCCTGATCCCTGCCGCATTGTGCTTCGCCTTTGGTGATGTTGTTAACGATCGTCGCCAGGGACGCACTCTTCTCTGGGCAATGACCCTCATTTTCATTGTGTGTGCCGCACTGGTGATGTGGGCGGAATGGCACGGTAATCCGCATTTCATGCAGTTGGGTGCAGACAGCAACATCAACATGGAAGGGAAAGAGAGCCGTTTCGGCATTCTGACCAGCAGCCTTTATGCCGTGGTCACCACGGCGGCGTCTTGTGGCGCAGTTAACGCGATGCACGATTCCTTTACCGCGCTGGGCGGGATGATCCCGTTGTGGCTGATGCAAATTGGCGAAGTGGTGTTTGGCGGTGTGGGTTCAGGGCTATACGGCATGCTGCTGTTTGTTCTGCTGGCGGTCTTTATCGCCGGGCTGATGATTGGCCGTACGCCGGAGTATCTGGGCAAGAAAATTGACGTCCGCGAAATGAAATTAACCGCACTGGCGATTCTGGTTACGCCTGCGTTGGTTCTGCTGGGCACTGCACTGGCGCTGATGACCGATGCCGGACGCAGCGGCATCTTCAATCCGGGGATCCATGGTTTCAGCGAAGTGCTGTACGCCGTCTCTTCTGCGGCGAACAACAACGGCAGTGCTTTTGCCGGCTTAAGTGCGAACTCACCGTTCTGGAACTGCCTGCTGGCATTTTGCATGTTCGTGGGGCGTTTTGGGGTCATTGTGCCGGTCATGGCTATCGCAGGCTCGCTGGTGAATAAAAAAATACAACCCGCCACAACCGGAACCTTACCCACCCACGGCGCACTGTTTATTGGCCTGCTGATTGGCACAGTACTGCTGGTCGGTGCGTTGACCTTTATCCCCGCCCTCGCATTAGGCCCGGTCGCGGAATATCTCTCTTTACGCTGA
- the kdpF gene encoding K(+)-transporting ATPase subunit F — protein MSAGLIAGIVLVFLLLGYLVYALINAEAF, from the coding sequence GTGAGTGCAGGTCTGATTGCCGGCATCGTGCTGGTTTTCCTGTTATTGGGTTATCTGGTCTACGCCCTGATCAATGCGGAGGCATTCTGA
- a CDS encoding YbfA family protein produces MDLYKEYPAHIIFMRRTFAVVAGVLALPVMLFWKDRARFYSYLHRVWAKTSEKPVWMDQAEKATCDFY; encoded by the coding sequence ATGGATCTTTATAAAGAGTATCCGGCTCATATCATTTTTATGCGTCGTACTTTCGCCGTGGTGGCTGGTGTGCTGGCCCTGCCGGTGATGCTTTTCTGGAAAGATCGTGCACGTTTTTATAGCTATCTGCACCGCGTCTGGGCGAAAACCAGCGAGAAACCGGTATGGATGGATCAGGCTGAAAAAGCGACCTGCGATTTCTACTGA
- the phrB gene encoding deoxyribodipyrimidine photo-lyase encodes MPTHLVWFRADMRVHDNIALAAACRSQHASVLALFIATPGQWQQHNMAPRQAACLASHLNGLQHSLAEKGIPLICKEVVDFSAQLQTVREICQQHDVTHLFYNYQYEFNEQQRDRQLESLVKDVVCQGFDDSVILPPGSVMTGNHEMYKVFTPFKNAFIKRLKEALPECVTAPAVRGEVLTDLPDLAFNYPQKAFDDALFPANEKAAIAQLRHFCKQGAAEYGTRRDLPSVEGTSRLSACLALGALSPRQCLHRLLAEQPQALDGGPGSVWLNELIWREFYRHLMTYHPDLCKHRPFIRWTENVKWQPNDEKLQAWQNGLTGYPIVDAAMRQLNETGWMHNRLRMITASFLVKDLLIDWRAGERYFMSQLIDGDFAANNGGWQWAASTGTDAAPYFRIFNPTTQGQRFDADGEFIRRWLPALSDVPAKAIHEPWVWADKQGITLDYPRPIVDHKQARVATLAAYEVARKA; translated from the coding sequence ATGCCCACCCATCTGGTTTGGTTTCGCGCGGATATGCGCGTACATGACAACATCGCGCTGGCGGCTGCCTGCCGCTCTCAACATGCCAGCGTGCTGGCCCTGTTTATCGCCACACCTGGACAGTGGCAACAACACAACATGGCGCCGCGGCAAGCTGCCTGTTTAGCGTCGCATCTGAATGGTTTGCAACATTCGCTCGCGGAAAAAGGCATCCCACTGATTTGTAAAGAGGTGGTGGACTTTTCTGCACAGCTCCAGACGGTGCGGGAAATTTGTCAGCAGCACGATGTCACCCATCTTTTCTACAATTACCAGTACGAATTTAATGAGCAGCAGCGGGATCGCCAGCTTGAAAGCCTCGTAAAAGATGTTGTGTGTCAGGGATTTGATGACAGCGTTATACTGCCGCCAGGTAGCGTGATGACTGGCAACCATGAGATGTATAAAGTCTTTACGCCGTTCAAGAATGCCTTTATCAAGCGCCTGAAAGAGGCGTTGCCGGAATGTGTAACCGCGCCTGCCGTCCGGGGAGAGGTGTTAACGGATTTACCTGATCTGGCGTTTAACTATCCTCAAAAGGCGTTTGACGACGCGCTGTTTCCTGCGAATGAGAAGGCAGCCATTGCGCAATTGCGCCATTTTTGCAAACAGGGCGCGGCGGAATACGGTACGCGCAGGGACCTGCCCTCAGTTGAAGGAACCAGCCGCCTGTCAGCCTGTTTAGCGCTGGGCGCACTCTCTCCGCGCCAGTGTTTGCATCGACTTCTGGCGGAACAACCCCAGGCACTGGACGGCGGGCCTGGATCGGTGTGGTTGAATGAGCTTATCTGGCGGGAGTTCTACCGTCATCTGATGACCTATCATCCTGATCTATGTAAACATCGTCCCTTCATTCGCTGGACTGAAAACGTAAAATGGCAGCCGAATGACGAGAAATTACAGGCCTGGCAAAACGGATTGACGGGATATCCCATTGTCGATGCAGCCATGCGTCAGCTCAATGAAACCGGATGGATGCACAACCGCCTGCGAATGATTACGGCCAGTTTTCTGGTGAAAGATCTGCTTATCGACTGGCGTGCGGGTGAGCGCTATTTTATGTCTCAGTTGATCGATGGTGACTTCGCCGCGAATAACGGCGGCTGGCAATGGGCGGCCTCAACCGGAACCGATGCCGCGCCTTATTTTCGCATTTTTAACCCAACGACTCAGGGACAGCGGTTTGACGCCGATGGTGAATTTATTCGTCGCTGGCTGCCAGCGTTGTCTGATGTTCCCGCAAAGGCGATTCATGAACCCTGGGTGTGGGCGGATAAACAAGGCATAACGCTCGATTATCCTCGTCCCATCGTTGACCATAAACAGGCGCGAGTCGCCACGCTGGCGGCGTATGAAGTCGCCCGCAAAGCTTAA
- a CDS encoding type 2 GTP cyclohydrolase I: MKNSELESLINEKLNSASFSDYGPNGLQVEGRETVQKIVTGVTASQALLDEAVRQQADAVIVHHGYFWKNESPIIRGMKRNRLKTLLANDINLYGWHLPLDAHPELGNNVQLAALLGITVMGEIEPLVPWGELSMPVPGLELASWIEARLGRRPLWSGDTGPDTVKRIAWCTGGGQGFIDSAARFGVDAFITGEVSEQTIHSAREQGLHFYAAGHHATERGGIRALSEWLTENTDLDVTFVDIPNPA; encoded by the coding sequence ATGAAAAACAGTGAACTGGAAAGCCTGATTAACGAAAAACTCAACAGCGCCTCCTTCAGCGATTACGGGCCGAATGGTTTGCAGGTCGAAGGGCGTGAAACGGTGCAGAAAATTGTGACTGGTGTGACGGCAAGCCAGGCGTTGCTGGATGAAGCCGTTCGCCAGCAGGCGGATGCGGTTATCGTTCACCACGGTTATTTCTGGAAAAATGAGTCGCCGATTATCCGTGGCATGAAGCGCAACCGTCTGAAAACACTGCTGGCAAATGACATCAACCTGTATGGCTGGCATTTGCCACTGGATGCGCACCCGGAGTTGGGCAATAACGTGCAACTGGCGGCGTTGCTGGGCATAACGGTGATGGGTGAAATTGAACCGCTTGTGCCGTGGGGTGAGTTGTCCATGCCTGTACCGGGACTGGAGCTGGCGTCCTGGATCGAAGCGCGTCTGGGGCGTCGCCCTCTGTGGAGCGGTGATACCGGGCCGGATACCGTAAAACGTATCGCCTGGTGTACCGGCGGTGGACAAGGCTTTATTGATAGTGCGGCCCGTTTTGGCGTTGATGCGTTTATTACAGGTGAAGTGTCTGAGCAAACCATTCACTCTGCCCGTGAACAGGGGCTTCATTTTTATGCCGCAGGTCACCACGCGACAGAGCGCGGCGGTATTCGCGCCTTGAGCGAGTGGCTGACAGAGAATACCGATCTGGATGTCACCTTTGTTGATATTCCCAACCCTGCCTGA
- the pxpB gene encoding 5-oxoprolinase subunit PxpB, translating to MQRARCYLLGETAVVLELEPPVTLATQKRIWRLTQRLADIPEVVEAIPGMNNITVVLRNPHSLALDAIERLQRWWEESEALEPDSRAIDIPVVYGGRGGPDLSVVAQHCGLTEKQVVERHASVDYVVWFVGFQPGFPYLGGLSPELHTPRRAEPRVSVPAGTVAIGGGQTGIYPLASPGGWQLIGHTSVPLFEPGRDSPILLQPGDTLRFIPQKEGVC from the coding sequence GTGCAGCGAGCGCGTTGTTATCTACTCGGTGAAACAGCGGTGGTTCTTGAACTTGAACCTCCGGTTACGTTGGCGACGCAAAAGCGTATCTGGCGGCTGACCCAGCGACTGGCAGATATCCCGGAAGTGGTGGAAGCCATTCCGGGCATGAATAACATCACGGTGGTGCTTCGCAATCCACATTCGCTGGCGCTGGATGCTATCGAGCGTTTACAACGCTGGTGGGAGGAGAGTGAAGCCCTGGAGCCAGATTCCCGGGCAATTGATATTCCGGTTGTCTATGGCGGTAGGGGGGGGCCTGATTTATCCGTTGTGGCGCAACACTGTGGTTTAACGGAAAAGCAGGTTGTGGAGCGTCATGCTTCGGTGGATTACGTTGTCTGGTTTGTGGGGTTCCAGCCAGGTTTTCCCTATCTTGGGGGCCTGTCGCCAGAGCTGCATACGCCACGTCGGGCTGAACCTCGCGTGAGCGTCCCGGCGGGCACTGTCGCTATTGGGGGGGGGCAAACCGGCATCTATCCACTTGCCTCTCCGGGGGGCTGGCAGCTTATCGGACACACCTCCGTCCCGCTGTTTGAACCCGGACGCGACTCGCCCATTCTGCTTCAACCGGGCGATACTTTGCGCTTTATCCCGCAAAAGGAGGGGGTATGTTGA
- the pxpC gene encoding 5-oxoprolinase subunit PxpC gives MLKLIRAGLYTSVQDAGRFGLRQAGVSYCGALDRPALEIANVLVGNPANSAALEITLGQCIIEFSQETWFALTGAGCEATLDGKAVWTGWRLRAKAGQQLSLKRPRHGVRSYLAVAGGIDVPDVMGSSSTDTKAGIGGHEGRLLRDGDCLAVHPSSRHFSTTQGVKQLLWGNRIRALPGPEYQEFDEVSQESFWRSPWHISPQSNRMGYRLQGQPLVRTTDRELVSHGLLPGVVQVPHNGQPIVLMNDAQTTGGYPRIACIIEADRYHLAQIPLGQPIHFVQCSLEEALKARQDQQRYLEQLAWRLDGKD, from the coding sequence ATGTTGAAGCTTATCCGTGCAGGTTTATATACCTCCGTCCAGGATGCCGGGCGGTTTGGCTTGCGCCAGGCCGGGGTGAGTTACTGCGGTGCACTTGATCGACCTGCGCTTGAGATTGCGAATGTGCTGGTGGGGAATCCTGCAAATTCAGCCGCTCTGGAGATCACACTCGGACAATGTATTATCGAGTTCAGCCAGGAGACCTGGTTTGCTCTGACCGGAGCAGGCTGTGAAGCCACGCTGGATGGAAAAGCGGTCTGGACGGGCTGGCGTTTGCGCGCGAAAGCCGGTCAACAGTTAAGCCTTAAACGGCCACGACATGGCGTTCGTAGCTACCTGGCTGTCGCCGGAGGAATTGATGTCCCTGACGTTATGGGATCGTCCAGCACCGACACGAAAGCAGGGATTGGCGGGCACGAGGGACGGTTGTTGCGTGACGGCGACTGTCTTGCCGTTCATCCCTCTTCACGCCATTTTTCGACCACTCAGGGTGTGAAGCAACTGCTCTGGGGAAACCGTATCCGCGCTTTACCGGGGCCTGAATATCAGGAATTCGACGAGGTTTCCCAGGAGAGTTTCTGGCGTTCTCCGTGGCACATCAGCCCGCAAAGTAACCGCATGGGCTATCGGTTGCAGGGACAACCTCTGGTGCGAACAACCGACAGAGAACTGGTATCGCACGGCTTGTTGCCGGGCGTGGTGCAGGTTCCACACAACGGGCAACCTATCGTGCTGATGAATGATGCCCAGACGACCGGTGGCTATCCGCGTATTGCCTGCATTATTGAAGCGGATCGTTACCATCTGGCGCAAATTCCCTTGGGACAACCGATTCACTTTGTGCAGTGTTCGCTGGAAGAGGCGCTAAAAGCGCGGCAGGACCAGCAGCGCTACCTGGAACAACTGGCATGGCGACTCGATGGTAAAGATTGA
- the pxpA gene encoding 5-oxoprolinase subunit PxpA: MVKIDLNADLGEGGNVDAELMTLVSSVNIACGFHAGDAQTMLVSVREALRNGVAIGAHPGFPDRENVGRTAMNLPPETVYAQTLYQIGALAAIVHSQQGVMRHVKPHGMLYNQAAKEPELADAIARAVRDCNPHLILVGLAGSELIRAGQRLGLATRQEVFADRGYLRDGSLVPRTQPGALITDEQQALAQTLVMVRDGRVNTVDGGQAKVQAETVCLHGDGEHALLFARRLRDAFTAHHILISA, from the coding sequence ATGGTAAAGATTGACTTAAATGCCGATCTCGGCGAGGGCGGAAACGTCGATGCTGAACTGATGACGCTGGTCTCATCGGTCAATATTGCCTGCGGTTTTCATGCAGGCGATGCGCAAACCATGCTGGTGAGCGTGCGTGAGGCCCTCAGGAATGGGGTGGCGATTGGTGCGCACCCGGGGTTCCCGGACAGGGAAAACGTTGGGCGAACCGCAATGAATTTACCTCCGGAGACCGTTTATGCCCAGACGCTGTATCAGATTGGCGCACTGGCGGCGATTGTCCATTCGCAGCAGGGCGTGATGCGTCATGTGAAACCTCACGGCATGCTCTATAACCAGGCGGCGAAGGAGCCTGAACTGGCCGACGCCATCGCCCGTGCGGTACGGGACTGCAATCCGCACCTTATTCTGGTTGGCCTGGCTGGAAGTGAGCTTATCCGGGCGGGGCAGCGTCTGGGATTAGCCACCCGACAAGAAGTGTTTGCCGACAGGGGGTATCTGCGTGACGGTAGTCTGGTCCCCCGCACGCAACCGGGGGCATTGATTACGGATGAACAGCAGGCACTGGCGCAGACGCTGGTCATGGTGCGTGATGGCCGGGTCAATACCGTTGACGGTGGCCAGGCAAAGGTACAGGCTGAAACGGTGTGTTTGCACGGTGATGGTGAGCATGCGCTGCTGTTTGCACGTCGATTGCGGGATGCATTCACTGCACACCACATTCTCATCAGCGCCTGA
- the nei gene encoding endonuclease VIII has product MPEGPEIRRAADSLEAAIKGKPLTDVWFAFPQLKPFEPELVGQTVTHIETRGKALLTHFSHNLTLYSHNQLYGVWRVVNAGEHLQTTRVLRVRLQTADKAILLYSASDIEMLTPEQLLTHPFLQRVGPDVLDLRLTASDVKARLLSRKFRNRQFSGLLLDQAFLAGLGNYLRVEILWEVGLAAQHKASELSDGQLDALSRALLAIPRLSYNTRGVVDDNKHHGALFRFKVFHRDGDACERCGGMIEKTMLSSRPFYWCPHCQT; this is encoded by the coding sequence ATGCCAGAAGGTCCGGAGATCCGCCGTGCTGCGGATAGCCTGGAGGCGGCGATAAAAGGTAAGCCACTGACGGATGTCTGGTTTGCTTTTCCTCAGTTGAAACCGTTTGAACCGGAATTAGTCGGACAGACGGTGACTCATATTGAAACGCGGGGCAAGGCGCTGCTCACGCATTTTTCCCATAACCTCACGTTATATAGCCATAACCAGCTTTATGGTGTCTGGCGAGTTGTTAATGCAGGTGAGCATTTACAAACTACACGGGTATTGCGGGTCAGGTTGCAAACGGCTGATAAAGCTATTCTGCTCTACAGTGCATCGGATATTGAGATGTTAACGCCGGAGCAACTGCTTACTCACCCATTTCTTCAGCGAGTGGGCCCGGATGTACTGGATTTGCGCCTGACGGCGAGTGATGTTAAAGCCAGATTATTATCCCGAAAATTTCGTAATAGACAGTTTTCGGGTCTGTTGCTCGATCAGGCATTTTTGGCCGGACTGGGAAACTATCTGCGCGTGGAGATCCTCTGGGAAGTGGGGCTGGCGGCGCAGCATAAAGCCTCTGAGCTTAGCGATGGCCAGCTTGATGCCCTGTCTCGCGCACTGCTGGCGATCCCGCGCTTGTCCTACAACACGCGAGGCGTGGTGGATGACAATAAACATCATGGTGCATTGTTCCGGTTCAAGGTGTTTCATCGCGATGGCGACGCGTGTGAGCGATGCGGCGGGATGATTGAAAAGACAATGCTCTCATCAAGACCATTTTACTGGTGTCCACATTGTCAGACATAA
- a CDS encoding citrate synthase, which produces MADTKAKITLNGDTAVELDVLKGTLGQDVIDIRTLGSKGVFTFDPGFTSTASCESKITFIDGDEGILLHRGFPIDQLATESNYLEVCYILLNGEKPTQEQYDEFRTTVTRHTMIHEQITRLFHAFRRDSHPMAVMCGITGALAAFYHDSLDVNNQRHRDIAAFRLLSKMPTMAAMCYKYSIGQPFVYPRNDLSYAGNFLRMMFSTPCEEYVVNPVLERAMDRILILHADHEQNASTSTVRTAGSSGANPFACIAAGIASLWGPAHGGANEAALKMLEEISSVEHIPEFVRRAKDKNDSFRLMGFGHRVYKNYDPRATVMRETCHEVLKELGTKDDLLEVAMELEHIALNDPYFIEKKLYPNVDFYSGIILKAMGIPSSMFTVIFAMARTVGWIAHWNEMHTDGMKIARPRQLYTGYEQRDFKSDIKR; this is translated from the coding sequence ATGGCTGATACAAAGGCAAAGATCACCTTAAATGGTGACACTGCTGTTGAACTGGATGTGCTAAAAGGCACGCTCGGTCAAGATGTTATTGATATCCGTACGCTGGGTTCAAAAGGTGTATTTACCTTTGACCCAGGTTTCACCTCCACCGCATCTTGCGAATCCAAAATCACCTTCATTGACGGTGACGAAGGCATCCTGCTGCACCGCGGTTTCCCCATCGATCAGTTAGCCACTGAATCCAACTATCTGGAAGTGTGCTACATCCTGCTGAACGGTGAAAAACCGACGCAGGAACAATACGATGAGTTCAGAACGACCGTCACGCGCCACACTATGATTCATGAGCAGATTACCCGTCTGTTCCATGCATTCCGTCGTGACTCACATCCGATGGCCGTGATGTGTGGAATTACCGGTGCGCTGGCAGCGTTTTATCACGATTCTCTGGACGTGAATAACCAACGTCATCGTGATATCGCAGCATTCCGTCTGCTCTCCAAAATGCCAACCATGGCAGCGATGTGTTACAAGTACTCTATCGGCCAACCATTTGTTTACCCGCGCAATGACCTTTCCTACGCTGGAAACTTCCTGCGTATGATGTTCTCCACGCCGTGTGAAGAGTACGTCGTCAACCCTGTTCTGGAACGTGCAATGGACCGTATTCTGATCCTGCACGCCGACCATGAGCAAAACGCCTCGACCTCCACTGTCCGTACCGCAGGCTCCTCAGGCGCAAACCCGTTCGCCTGTATCGCCGCGGGTATCGCCTCCCTGTGGGGGCCAGCACACGGTGGCGCGAACGAAGCGGCACTGAAGATGCTGGAAGAGATCAGCTCCGTTGAGCACATTCCGGAATTCGTGCGTCGCGCGAAAGACAAGAATGACTCCTTCCGTCTGATGGGCTTTGGTCACCGTGTTTACAAAAACTATGACCCACGCGCCACTGTAATGCGTGAAACCTGCCACGAAGTACTGAAAGAGCTGGGCACAAAAGATGATCTGCTGGAAGTGGCGATGGAGCTGGAACATATCGCGCTGAACGACCCGTACTTCATCGAGAAGAAACTCTACCCGAACGTCGATTTCTACTCTGGCATTATTCTGAAAGCGATGGGCATTCCGTCATCCATGTTCACCGTCATCTTCGCGATGGCCCGAACTGTAGGCTGGATTGCGCACTGGAACGAAATGCACACCGACGGCATGAAAATCGCGCGTCCTCGTCAGCTGTATACCGGCTACGAACAGCGTGATTTCAAGTCTGATATCAAGCGCTAA
- the sdhC gene encoding succinate dehydrogenase cytochrome b556 subunit encodes MWALFMIRNVKKQRPVNLDLKTIRFPVTAIASILHRVSGVITFVAVGILLWLLGTSLSSPEGFLQASAIMNSFFVKFIMWGILTALAYHVVVGVRHMLMDFGYLEETFEAGKRSANISFVITVVLSLLAGVLVW; translated from the coding sequence ATGTGGGCGTTATTCATGATAAGAAATGTGAAAAAACAAAGACCTGTCAATCTGGATCTCAAAACGATCCGGTTCCCTGTAACAGCAATAGCGTCCATTCTCCACCGTGTATCCGGTGTGATTACATTTGTGGCGGTGGGCATTCTGCTGTGGTTGCTGGGGACTAGCCTCTCTTCTCCTGAAGGATTCCTCCAGGCCTCTGCCATCATGAATAGCTTCTTCGTGAAATTCATCATGTGGGGCATTCTGACTGCGCTGGCGTACCACGTTGTGGTAGGTGTTCGCCATATGCTGATGGACTTTGGTTACCTGGAAGAGACTTTCGAAGCAGGGAAACGCTCAGCGAATATTTCATTTGTGATCACTGTCGTGCTTTCACTTCTCGCAGGAGTTCTCGTATGGTAA
- the sdhD gene encoding succinate dehydrogenase membrane anchor subunit yields the protein MVSNASALGRNGVHDFILVRATAIVLTLYIIYMIGFFATSGDLTWEIWSGFFGSAFTKVFTLLALFSILIHAWIGMWQVLTDYVKPLAIRLPLQLVIVVALVVYVIYGFVVVWGV from the coding sequence ATGGTAAGCAACGCCTCCGCATTAGGACGCAACGGCGTACATGACTTCATTCTGGTCCGCGCTACCGCCATCGTCCTCACACTTTACATCATCTACATGATCGGCTTCTTCGCGACCAGCGGCGACCTGACGTGGGAAATCTGGAGTGGTTTCTTCGGATCGGCCTTCACCAAAGTGTTCACCCTGCTGGCGCTGTTCTCCATCCTTATTCATGCCTGGATTGGCATGTGGCAGGTGTTGACCGATTACGTTAAGCCACTGGCAATTCGTTTGCCACTGCAACTGGTTATTGTGGTTGCCCTGGTGGTTTACGTTATTTATGGATTCGTTGTGGTGTGGGGTGTGTGA